The following nucleotide sequence is from Metamycoplasma phocicerebrale.
AGTCTGTTACGGGGCAAGGAAATGTTTTAAAATTAGATTGTGAAAATAAAATAAATATAGAAGAATATGATGCAATTTTTATTCCTGGTGGCAAGGGAGCTCAAACATTAAGAAAAGATAAAGAATCTTTAAATGCTATAAAACATTTTAAAGATAAAAACAAATATATATTTGCCATTTGTGATGCTCCTAATGTTTTATATGAAAATAATATTATAGATGACTCTATTAATTATAGTTCCTATCCAATAAGCTCTAATTTTAAGCATGGTTTAAAAAGAAATAAAAAAAATGTTACTATTGATGGAAAAATAGTAACTGGGAAATGCCCCTCAGCTTCTTTGGAATTTGCCCTAGAAATTTTAAAATTGCTTTTTAATATTGATGAAGTTAATGATTTTATAAAATATATGAAAGCAGATTTAGAATAATTAGAATGTTTTATAAATTCAAGTTTAATTACAGTTAATTATCTGTAAAAGCTTGAATTTTTATTTTTTAATTACATTATTTAATTTTTAAAAAATAAGCAAAAAATCAAGTTGTATTAAAAATTAAGGCTTTTTTATTGATTTTATATAATTAATTATTTAATTGCTTTTTTCATTGATAGAATTGAGATATATAGAGTGTATTTATCTATATATAAAAAAATAAGTTAGGAGAACATTGATTGAAAAAAATTTTATTTTTAGGGAGTGCTTTAGTAAGTGTGCCTTTTACTATTGTCAGCGCTAAAATAGAAAAAAATAATGAGATAGATATTTCATTAACACAAAAAAATGCTTTAAATGATTATAAAAATATAATTAGAAATAAAGATGTTAAAATAAAATTTACAAAATATTTAGATGTTGATAAAAAATTAAGGTCATTACTAGTTGTTTATGTAAATAAAGGATATTCAATAATAAGTTTGGCAAATGGCAAAATAATTGAAGTTAATCCTTTAAGTAAAAAATACTTAAATTTTAATAAAGAAGTAAATGATAGTCAGGTTTTTGTTACTAAGGAATTATTTAGCCACGGAATGAATTACGCAATAAATGATAAATCAAGATCAAATATGAGTCAAAATAAATTTTTCAAATATGATAATAAATTTATAGATGGATGAGACTTTGAACAAATTTTAAAAAGAAAAGGAATAATATCATAATGAAAAAATTTTTTCTACTTAGTTCATTAATAATCCCTACTATACCTATATCTATTGTGTCTGCTTCTTGTGGCCTATTACCAGAATATGACAAAAAAGAATTACATGAAAATATTGAAAAAATTAAAGGCTTAAAAATAGTTTCAATTTCAGGTGGATTATCAAAAGAACCCGCTTATAAAAAAGATGATATCATTTTTAGTTTAGAAGATAAGAGTGTTGATCCTAATTATCAATCTATAACTATAAAGGATTTTAAAGGGTGAAAAAGGAAAAGATAAAGTAATTTACTTCTTAATTCCTTATAAGGATAAATTAAAGTATAAAAATAAAGAATTAAAAATATGTTACCTTTTAGACAATAACAAACCTTATGAATATACAAAAAATAATTCTTTTCATTTGAAATGAGGCTTAGGATATGAGTATTATAAAGAAGAAAATAATTCTGAATACTATTTTGAAGGTGAAGAAAGTAAAAAAATTCCTATTACAATTGAAATTTACAAATTAGAAAATTATATAGGTTATACAATAGAATTAAAAATAAATAATACCTATCAAACTATAGATATTACAGAAATTAAATAATAATTTTTATTTATGTATAAATAAAAGAAATAAAAAAATGGCGGGTAAGAGAGGATTTGAACCTCCGCGGGTGCTTTAACACCCCTACAGTCTTAGCAGGACCGCCTCTTCGACCACTTGAGTACTTACCCGTACACATTAGCAAGTATTATTATATACTAAAAACATACTTAAAAAATTAAAAAATAAAATAGTAAAAAAAAGAAACTGTATAAATTGTTTCTTTTTTTGTTTATAAATCTTTTAATTCTTTTTAGGGTATATTTGTTTTATATCATCGCCCCAAATTCCCTTATTATTATTTCTAGCTTCTTTTTCTGAATCTTTAATTCAATGATAGTAATTTTCATTTATTGTATAATATTTGCTATTTTTGTCTAAACTAATATAGCTAACTTTTGCAAAACCATTAAAAATTAGTTGTTCATTCAAACAAAAAACTTCATCTTTTTGATTTACTACAACAATTATTCCAACAATTCTTCCATAATGGTCATAATACTCTTTATTTGTTTCCTTGTTATAATCGCTTATTGTTTTTTGAGGTATAACCCAAATTTCTTTAGCTTCATCTAAATTTTTTGAAGTAAAGTTTTTAGCCATAGTGCCATACTTCAATTGTAGCCCATCAGTTGGTACGAATTGTCCATTAACTTTTTTTCAGGTTTCAGGGGTGTCAACTCCTGAATATCTAAATTTTCCATATTCATTATTGTTTTTATTTTTAAAGACAGTTGTGTCTCCATCTTTTTTTTCTAAAGTTATAACTCTAGTGGCATGCATTACTTTAAATTCATTCGAAAACTTATAAATATATTTATTTAAAATTAATTGATTATTTTTTTTATCTATTCAAGAAATTTTATTTGGTTCTTGTTGTTCATCTTCTTCTGGGTTAGGTTTATCATCATCCGGTTTAGGCTTATCATCATCTGGACTTATTGGCTCTATATTTAAAATTTTATCTAAATCTGAATTGCTAATTTTGTTATCAATAAATTTATAATTTGGATGATTATTTTTATATTCATCTTTTTGAGTTGGACTTAAATTTTCATATTCTTGAGAAATTAAATTTCTTAATTTTTTAGCTAAAATAATAGCTTTTTTAATTATTTCATTAAAAGATTCTTCGTCATGAATTTTTTTATTAGTTATTGATGTTCTTAAATAAAAATATTCTATTAAATATTCCGCTAAAACTTTGTTATCTATAAAATTATCTTTATTTATTAAAGTTTCTGTTATTTCATTAATTATTTGTATTTTTTCATTTATTTTTGAATCAGTAGAAGACAAAGAAATTTCGTTAATGCTTTTGCTTTCCACCATTTTTAGCAGTTTTAAAACGATTTCTAAATGTTTGTTTCCTTGTTCGTTATAAAAATTACTAATTGGCTTGCTTTTAATAGAATTTGCTTCTTCAATAATTTTTGATTCCATTAAAATAGAATATGATTTTATTTCTAAATTTTTAATATCGTTATATTTTTTTAATGAATCTATAGAGTAAGTATTAGCACATTGAACTAAACCAACTGAACTAATTGTCAATAGAGGTATTAAACTAAAAATAAGTATTTTCTTTTTCATGTTTTTATCCTTTTAGTATTCTTTTAATATTTCTACTGTTTTGTCAAAAATTCTTTGATTTGATAACTTGTATAATTTTCGAGGATTGTAATTTTTATTTTCCATAATATTATTATTTTGTATATATTCTTCTAGTGCTTTAGCATTAGCAATTTGCAAATCTGTATTAATATTTATTTTTGCTATTCCTAATTCAATGCAACGTTTAATATCTTTTTTTGAAATTCCTGAACCGCCATGCAATACCAAAGGAATTTGTAGCTTTTCATTTATTTCTTTTAATAATTTAAAATTAATGCCAGTTCAGTTCTTAGGATACTCGCCATGAACATTGCCTATTCCTATAGCTAACATATCAACGCCAATTTCTTTAAATTTTAAAGCTTCGTTTATTTTTGAATATACTATTCCACTAATAATATTATCTTCAGATCCACCTATTCTTCCAGTTTCAAATTCTACAGATACATTTTTAGTTTTTGCTATATCTATTATTTTTTTAGATAATTCCAAGTTTTTTTCAAATGGGAGCTTGCTACCATCAAACATTACGGAACTAAAATTAGATTCAATAGCCATTAAACAGTCTTCATAATTTCCATGATCAAGATGCAAACAAACAGGAACACTAATTTTTAATTCTTCTATTAATGAGACAACAATATTATAAGCTACCTTATAACCACCAAAATAATCAGCTGCTGAAGGACTTAGACCTAAAATTATAGGTTTTTTAGTAAATTGTGCTGCTAATAAAACTTGTTTAGT
It contains:
- a CDS encoding DJ-1/PfpI family protein yields the protein MKLLILVHNDFNNIELGTTYSIFNYFNHFDKITIFNPNKNLKSVTGQGNVLKLDCENKINIEEYDAIFIPGGKGAQTLRKDKESLNAIKHFKDKNKYIFAICDAPNVLYENNIIDDSINYSSYPISSNFKHGLKRNKKNVTIDGKIVTGKCPSASLEFALEILKLLFNIDEVNDFIKYMKADLE
- a CDS encoding thermonuclease family protein, translating into MKKKILIFSLIPLLTISSVGLVQCANTYSIDSLKKYNDIKNLEIKSYSILMESKIIEEANSIKSKPISNFYNEQGNKHLEIVLKLLKMVESKSINEISLSSTDSKINEKIQIINEITETLINKDNFIDNKVLAEYLIEYFYLRTSITNKKIHDEESFNEIIKKAIILAKKLRNLISQEYENLSPTQKDEYKNNHPNYKFIDNKISNSDLDKILNIEPISPDDDKPKPDDDKPNPEEDEQQEPNKISWIDKKNNQLILNKYIYKFSNEFKVMHATRVITLEKKDGDTTVFKNKNNNEYGKFRYSGVDTPETWKKVNGQFVPTDGLQLKYGTMAKNFTSKNLDEAKEIWVIPQKTISDYNKETNKEYYDHYGRIVGIIVVVNQKDEVFCLNEQLIFNGFAKVSYISLDKNSKYYTINENYYHWIKDSEKEARNNNKGIWGDDIKQIYPKKN
- a CDS encoding class II fructose-bisphosphate aldolase; the protein is MSLVNAKEILKKAYINKKVVFHININNLEWTKQVLLAAQFTKKPIILGLSPSAADYFGGYKVAYNIVVSLIEELKISVPVCLHLDHGNYEDCLMAIESNFSSVMFDGSKLPFEKNLELSKKIIDIAKTKNVSVEFETGRIGGSEDNIISGIVYSKINEALKFKEIGVDMLAIGIGNVHGEYPKNWTGINFKLLKEINEKLQIPLVLHGGSGISKKDIKRCIELGIAKININTDLQIANAKALEEYIQNNNIMENKNYNPRKLYKLSNQRIFDKTVEILKEY